ATGATCCCTACCATACCTTTACCTTCGTGAAAAACCCCAATAGAGATCGCAAAATAGCATTTTTGATGGACAAAGTTTACCGTGCCGTCAATCGGATCAATGATCCAGACGGTACCGTCAAGGTCGTCAACTACATCTCCAAGCCCCTCTTCTCCCATAATTCTGTGGGTTGAATATTTTTCATTTATTTTGTTTTTAAAGAATAATTCCGTCTCCCTGTCCACATCGGTTACGAGGTCGTGCTCGTTTACCTTAGTATGGATTTCGTATGTATCATCCATCATTTTCCGGATGTTTTCACCTGCTTCTTTCGTCCACGAAATTGCAGTCTCATAAATGCTTTGCCACTGTTCCTGTGTCAATGTGATTCCTCCTCGGTTCTGCTATGAACAATCTATACCATAAGCCATGTTGTGTTGCAAACATCTGTCACCGTTTGACAGGACCTGTCAGAACGTGACATTAATCTCCAAAAAGGCTCTGAAACCAAAAAAAATGAACCATTGAGGCTCATTTTTCTTCATTCACGTTTTATCCTTCCAATCGTTGAAGTTCATTGCGAAGCCTCTCCAGAATGCGCTTGCTTTTCTCAATCTGCTTCTGATCGCTGGCTTGCATGGCATCAAAGAGCGTCTGGAGTTCGTAGTCAATTTCCATCTTTAAAACCGGAATACGTCTCTCACCGTCTCTTCGTTTTAGTGTTTGAATGACTTTTTCCATGTTCTCCACACCCCTTCTCGTTTGGTTACATTCTCGCGATCAACGATTTATGTCCGCGTCTCCTATGGATTACTATAAGTTATGAAAGGTCTTCAAAAGTTGCAACAAATTATTTGATTTATTTTTTTCATTCCACCAATTTTCTATTTCTAAACCAATAGAGCCTCGTCAAGCGGTATTTTTTTATTTTCCCTACCCTTATGATAAACTATCGGCATATAACTATTGACGTAAAAGGAGCGACCGCTGACAATGAGTTTTAATGGATTTTCAAAAAAAGACTTTGACGTTTTTACCATTGATGGCCTTGAACCGAGAATGGAAGCAATAAAAGAACAGGTAAGACCGAAACTCGAAGACCTTGGCGAGCATTTCGCCGCCTGGTTTACAAAAAGAACCGGTGAGGAAATGTATCCGCATGTGGCCAAGCATGCCAGAAGAAAAGTGAATCCCCCTGATGACACATGGGTAGCGATCGCTGAAAGTAAAAGAGGTTACAAAAAGCTGCCTCATTTTCAGATCGGCCTTTGGGAAACCCACGTGTTCGTATGGTTTGCCGTCATTTATGAATCTCCGATCAAACAGGA
This DNA window, taken from Alteribacter keqinensis, encodes the following:
- a CDS encoding YktB family protein, encoding MSFNGFSKKDFDVFTIDGLEPRMEAIKEQVRPKLEDLGEHFAAWFTKRTGEEMYPHVAKHARRKVNPPDDTWVAIAESKRGYKKLPHFQIGLWETHVFVWFAVIYESPIKQDFAKALKEQKEEITSNIPNTFVWSLDHTKPEVKKQSELSSEDFDQMFDRLENVKKAEILCGIQLSNDSDVVSDSEKFIQTVEQAFETLMPLYQIAKRVGE